CGGAAGCGTCGCTGGATCTCGTCACCGACGTCGTCGAGTTCAGCACTGAAGAAACGCCGAAGTTCCACCCGATCTCGGTGTCGGGCTACCACATCCGCGAGGCGGGTTCGACGGCGATTCAGGAGCTCGCCTTCACCCTCGCCGACGGCTTCGGCTACGTCGAGGATGCGATGGAGCGGGGACTCGAGGTCGACGAGTTCGCCCCGCGGCTCTCCTTTTTCTTCAACTGCCACAACTCCTTCTTCGAGGAGGTCGCGAAGTACCGGGCGGCGCGCCGGATCTACGCCCACGTGATGGACGAGTGGTACGACGCCGAAACGGCCGAGTCGAAACGGCTGAAGTTCCACACCCAGACCGCCGGCCAGTCACTGACCGCCCAGCAGCCGATGAACAACGTCGTCCGGGTGACGATCCAGGCGCTCGCGGGCGTCATGGGCGGTACCCAGAGCCTCCACACTAACAGCTTCGACGAGGCGCTGGCGCTGCCGAGCGAGGAGGCGGTGCGAGTCGCCCTGCGTACCCAGCAGATCATCGCCGAGGAGTCCGGCGTCGCGGACATCGTCGACCCCCTCGGCGGGAGCTTCGCGGTCGAGGCGCTCACGGACGAAACCGAAGAGAAGGCGATGGCCTACATCGAGCACATCCGCGAGATGGGCGACGGCTCCGTGCGCGACGGCATCCTCCAGGGGATCGAGGACGGCTACTTCCTCCGGGAGATCCAGGAGGCCTCCTACGAGTACCAGGAGCGCGTCGAGCGCGACGAGGAGGTCGTCGTCGGCGTCAACGAGTACACCATCGACGAGGACACCAGCCCCGACATCCTCCACGTCGACGAAACCGCCCAGGAGCGCCAGCTCGAGCGCCTCGCCGAAACGAAAGCCGAGCGCGACGACGCGGCCGTCGAGGCGGCCCTCGAGGCGCTCGCCGACGCGATCGGCCGCGGGGAGAACACGATGCCGTCCATCGTCGACGCGGTGAAGGCGTACGCGACGATGGGCGAGATCATGCAGGTGTTCGAAGAAGCCCACGGTGCCTACTCCGAGCAGATCGGGCTCGCGTAGTCTCCGCTCGAAGCGAGCCGCCCGCTCGAGTCGACGCGACCGCCGAAATCGGCAACCAGCACGGAGTCGATGGGGAACACTTATTCGATCCATGGTCGATGATTCCGCTAGCCATGACAGACAGTTCCGAGGAGAGCGTCGAACTGGAGGCACGACTGGAAGAACAGGGGTCGTTCGACCCCCCGGAGTCGTTCGTCGAGCAGGCGAACGTCGCCGATCCGGGGATCTACGAGGAGTTCGAGGAGAACTGGCCGGAGTGCTGGGAGGGGGCCGCCGACCTGCTCTCCTGGGATCGTGAGTACGAGACGGTGCTCGAGGACGACGACGCGCCGTTCTACAAGTGGTTCACCGGCGGTGAGCTGAACGCTTCAGCGAACTGTCTCGACCGCCACGTCGAGAACGGGGCGAAGAATCGCGCGGCGATCAAGTGGGAGGGCGAACTCGGCGAGACGCGCACCTACACCTACGGCGACCTGTTGAACGAAGTCGAGGCGTTCGCCGCCGCGCTGCGCGACCTGGGCGTCGGCGAGGACGACGTCGTGACGCTGTACCTGCCGATGATCCCCGAGTTACCGGTCGCGATGCTCGCCTGCGCTCGGATCGGCGCCCCTCACTCGGTGGTATTCGCGGGCTTTTCGGCGGATGCGCTGGCGACGCGGATGAACGCCGCCGACAGCGAGTATCTGGTGACCTGCGACGGCTACTACCGCCGCGGCGACGCGCTGAACCACAAGGAGAAAGCCGACAAGGGGGTTCGAGGCGTCGACCACGACGTCACCTCAGTCGTCGTCGATCGGCTGGGCGACGAGCTGAAACACTTCCTCGGGGATAGTGCCCACGACTACGGCGAGCTGGTCGAGCAACACGAGGGGGCGTCGGTCGACCCCGTCTCCCGGGACGCCGAGGACATGCTGTTCCTGATGTACACTTCGGGCACCACGGGCCAGCCGAAGGGGGTCAAACACACGACCGGCGGCTACCTCGCCTACGCCGCCTGGACCTCACACGCGGTGCTGGACGTCAAGCCCGAGGACACCTACTGGTGTGCGGCCGACATCGGCTGGATCACCGGTCATTCCTACATCGTCTACGGTCCCCTCGCCCTCGGCACCACCACGATGATGTACGAGGGGACGCCCGACTATCCCGACCGCGACCGCCTCTGGGAGCTCGTCGAGAAGAACGACGTGGACATCTTCTACACCGCGCCGACGGCGATCCGCGCGTTCATGAAGTGGGGCAGTCAGTACCCCGAGAAACACGACCTGTCCTCGCTCAGACTGCTCGGCACCGTCGGCGAGCCGATCAACCCCCGCGCTTGGAAGTGGTACTACACTCATATCGGCGGCGATGAGTGCCCGATCGTCGACACCTGGTGGCAGACCGAAACCGGCGGCATGATGATCACCACCCTCCCCGGCATCGGCACCATGAAACCCGGTTCCGCCGGTCCCCCATTACCCGGCATCGACGCCCGGATCGTCGACGCCGCCGGCGAGAACGTCGAGGCCGGAGACGCCGGATATCTCACGGTACAGAAACCGTGGCCGGGAATGCTGCGGACCCTCTATCAGAACGACGAGCGGTTCCTCTCTGAGTACTGGCAGGAGTACTCCGACGAGGAGACCGACGAGTGGGTCTACTTCCCCGAAGACGGCGCGAAGATCGACGACGACGGCTACATCACCATCCTCGGGCGCGTCGACGACGTCATCAACGTCTCCGGCCATCGGTTGGGGACCATGGAGATCGAAAGCGCCATCGTCGGCACCGAAGGCGTCGCCGAGGCCGCCGTCGTCGGCGGCGACCACGACCTCAAGGGCGAGGCCGTCTACGCCTACGTGATCCTCGAGGACGGTCAGGACCCCACCGACGCCATGTCCGACCGGATCGTCGAGGAGGTCGAAGACGCCATCGGCCCGATCGCCCGCCCCGAGGAGGTGATCTTCACGCCCGAACTCCCCAAGACTCGCTCCGGAAAGATCATGCGACGGCTCCTCGAGGACATCGCCTCCGGAAACGAACTGGGGAACACGTCGACGCTGCGAAACCCCGAGGTCGTCGACGAGATCGCCGCACAGGTAGAGAGCGACTGACGCGGGTTCCGATTTCCGAACTGAGACGACACGCGATCACCCCACTCACGAAACATGACAGATAATACTATACACGATTCGGAGTCCGACGTCGAAACCGACGGCGGCGTACAGACCGAGGCCTACCTCGAGGAGGAGATCAACATCTTCAGACCCGCGACGCCGTTCATGCGGGATCACCTGCGGGTGATCTGGCTCGCCTTTTTCGCCTGGATTCTCGTCGTCTTCGGCCCGGTCACGCTGGCGCTGGCCAACCCAAGCCTCGTGACGGAGACGACGGTTCTCGGGGGCTACCCGCTACACTTCTTCCTGACCGCGATCATCACGCCGCTTGGCGCGCTGTTGCTGTCGGTCGGCTACGCGATACAGCGCGACCGCCTGGACGACAGGTACGGCATCGCTCACGACGAGGCGGCCGAGTCCGAGAGCACCGTCGCCGCGGACGGGGGTGACCGATGATCGAAGCGGTCGACCCGGTCGTTCTCCAGGAGACCGCACTCGACGTCGGGGAGTTCAAGCTGGTACCGGCGCTCACCGTCGCGGTGATGCTGGCGCTGTTCCTCGGCGTCGGCTACTTCTTCCGGGTCGCAGCGGTCGACGAACTGTGGGTCGCCGGTCGCTCGATCGGCTCGATCGAGAACGGAATGGCGATCGGCGCAAACTGGATGAGCGCGGCGTCGTACCTCGGCGTCGCGGCCCTTGTCGCCACCGCCGGCTACTTCGGACTGGCGTACGTCGTCGGCTGGACGACGGGCTACTTTATCCTGCTCATCTTCATGGCCGCGCAGTTCCGCCGGTTCGGGAAGTACACGGCGCCGGACTTCGTAGGCGACCGGTTCTACTCCGACTGGGCGCGCGGTATCGCCGCGTTCACCACCCTCGCCATCGCCTTCACCTACGCGATCGGCCAGGCCAGCGGGATGGGACTGATGGCCCAGTACATCTTCGGCATCTCCTACGAGATGGGCGTCATCCTGCTGATGGGCGTCACCATCGGCTACGTCGCTCTCTCGGGGATGCTCGGAACGACGAAGAACATGGCCATCCAGTACGTCATCCTGATCGTCGCGTTCACGCTCGGACTGTACGCGACGGGCTGGGCCGAGGGGTGGTCGACCGCGC
Above is a genomic segment from Natrononativus amylolyticus containing:
- the acs gene encoding acetate--CoA ligase; the encoded protein is MTDSSEESVELEARLEEQGSFDPPESFVEQANVADPGIYEEFEENWPECWEGAADLLSWDREYETVLEDDDAPFYKWFTGGELNASANCLDRHVENGAKNRAAIKWEGELGETRTYTYGDLLNEVEAFAAALRDLGVGEDDVVTLYLPMIPELPVAMLACARIGAPHSVVFAGFSADALATRMNAADSEYLVTCDGYYRRGDALNHKEKADKGVRGVDHDVTSVVVDRLGDELKHFLGDSAHDYGELVEQHEGASVDPVSRDAEDMLFLMYTSGTTGQPKGVKHTTGGYLAYAAWTSHAVLDVKPEDTYWCAADIGWITGHSYIVYGPLALGTTTMMYEGTPDYPDRDRLWELVEKNDVDIFYTAPTAIRAFMKWGSQYPEKHDLSSLRLLGTVGEPINPRAWKWYYTHIGGDECPIVDTWWQTETGGMMITTLPGIGTMKPGSAGPPLPGIDARIVDAAGENVEAGDAGYLTVQKPWPGMLRTLYQNDERFLSEYWQEYSDEETDEWVYFPEDGAKIDDDGYITILGRVDDVINVSGHRLGTMEIESAIVGTEGVAEAAVVGGDHDLKGEAVYAYVILEDGQDPTDAMSDRIVEEVEDAIGPIARPEEVIFTPELPKTRSGKIMRRLLEDIASGNELGNTSTLRNPEVVDEIAAQVESD
- a CDS encoding DUF4212 domain-containing protein translates to MTDNTIHDSESDVETDGGVQTEAYLEEEINIFRPATPFMRDHLRVIWLAFFAWILVVFGPVTLALANPSLVTETTVLGGYPLHFFLTAIITPLGALLLSVGYAIQRDRLDDRYGIAHDEAAESESTVAADGGDR
- a CDS encoding methylmalonyl-CoA mutase family protein, yielding MYDEEDLAEIREANSEWESEALEPVLERFGERKDRFATVSNLEVDRLYTPDDVVDLDYLEDLGFPGEEPYTRGPYPTMYRGRTWTMRQFAGFGTAEETNERFHYLIEQGQTGLSTAFDMPTLMGLDSDDPMSDGEVGREGVAVDTLRDMEILFDGINVGEVSTSFTINPSAPVIYAMYIALADQQGVPREEVRGTLQNDMFKEFIAQKEWVIPPEASLDLVTDVVEFSTEETPKFHPISVSGYHIREAGSTAIQELAFTLADGFGYVEDAMERGLEVDEFAPRLSFFFNCHNSFFEEVAKYRAARRIYAHVMDEWYDAETAESKRLKFHTQTAGQSLTAQQPMNNVVRVTIQALAGVMGGTQSLHTNSFDEALALPSEEAVRVALRTQQIIAEESGVADIVDPLGGSFAVEALTDETEEKAMAYIEHIREMGDGSVRDGILQGIEDGYFLREIQEASYEYQERVERDEEVVVGVNEYTIDEDTSPDILHVDETAQERQLERLAETKAERDDAAVEAALEALADAIGRGENTMPSIVDAVKAYATMGEIMQVFEEAHGAYSEQIGLA